TTATCAGCGATCGCGACGGTAAATTAATCGAACTGAGCGTCCAGCCCGGACAACGGCTTGAACCTGGTGTCGCCATTGGATCGATCGCCCCCTGTGAGCCGTCTAGTGTATCCCCAGATGTCTGTCCTGTGGGAGAAGCAGATTTAGCCGGAGTTGTCTTTCTTCCGGTCAGCGAGGGTAAAAAGATTCGGGAGGGCATGACGGTTCAGATTACGCCCAGCACCGTGAAACGCGAGGAGTTTGGCGGCATCGTGGGCAGAGTGGATCGCGTCTCTGAATTTCCGGTGACCCAGCAGGGGGCGGCGAATCTCGCGGGTCTCGCGGAAGCCTTGCCAGAGGTGATGGAGCAGCAGGGCGCATATCTGGCAGTCTACGTGGATTTGGAGCGAAGTCAAACCGCAAGCGGCTATCGCTGGTCATCTTCGCAGGGACCGGAACAACCTGTAACTCAGGGAACGACGACGACTGCCCGAATTACGGTTGAGGAACGATCGCCCATTTCCTATGTGTTGCCTATTTTGAAATCGTGGACGGGGTTAGGCTAAGATGCAGCAGTTCATCCATTCTCAATCCACTTCGTTTCTCAAATCCCTCGATCCGTTTTGGAAGACTTTACAGCCCTGGATGCAGAAACTCCAGCAGCGATCGAAACTAGTGCAGTCAATTGCAGACTACTGGACAAGTCGATCGATTGTTCGCCGCACTCCCACTGTCCTGCAAATGGAATCGGTCGAATGCGGAGCGGCATCGCTGGCAATGATTCTGGGCTACTACGGCTATCGTGCTTCGCTGGTCGAACTGCGGCAAGCCTGCGGCATTTCGCGAGACGGCAGTAAGGCAATTAATATTCTGAATGCGGCGCGACAGTATCACCTTCAAGCAAAAGGACTCAAGGTTGATATTGGGACGCTGCAAACATTAGAGCTTCCGGCGATCGTCTTCTGGAACTTTAACCATTACGTTGTGGTGGAAGGTTTCTATCGCGATCGGGTCTACCTTAACGATCCGGCAACCGGACCTCGCACGGTTTCAATGGCAGAATTCAGTGAATCCTTTACGGGGGTTGTGTTGACCTTCAAGCCAGATGAGACCTTTCAGCCGGGAGGACAGGAAAAGACGATTCTGCTTTCCCTTCGTCAGCGATTACAGGGTTCGATTCGTCCGCTTGTTTTTTGCCTGCTGGTGGGCTTTCTGCTAGTGTTGCCCGGATTAGCGATGCCCACGTTCTCGCGGGTATTTATCGATCAAATCCTGATTCAGAATCAGCAGGACTGGCTGCGTCCCCTAATTATTGCGATGCTGTTCACGGCACTGTTAACGGGACTTCTAACGCGATTACAGCTTCAGATTCTTCGCCGCTTAAAAATCAAATTGTCTATGCGGATGTCCAGCCGTTTCCTCTGGCATCTTCTCTATTTGCCTGTCAGCTTCTATGACCAGCGATTTGCGGGAGAAATTAGCAGTCGGGTTCAGTTAAACGATCGCCTTGCCAACCTCCTTTCTGGGCAACTCACCACGACCGTCATTTCCTGCGTCATGATTCTGTTCTACGGGATTGTGATGCTGCAATACGATGTCGTTCTCACGATGATTGGGGTTGGCTTTGTCGTCATTAACCTACTGGCAATGCAGCTAGTGGCGCGATCGAAGTCAGACTCCAGTACCAGATTGGGACAGGAACAGGGCAAGGTCAACGGAGTAACGATCGCCGGATTGCAAAGCATCGAAACGCTAAAAGCCTCTGGATTAGAGTCAGATTTTTTCACTAAATGGGCGGGCTATTATGCCAAAGCGCTTAATGCTCGTCAGGAAGTCGATCGGCTGAATCAAAAACTGGGGATGCTGCCGACATTCCTTTCCACGATTACAACGATGCTGCTGCTGGTGGTTGGCGGATATCGC
This genomic interval from Leptolyngbya ohadii IS1 contains the following:
- a CDS encoding NHLP family bacteriocin export ABC transporter peptidase/permease/ATPase subunit, translated to MQQFIHSQSTSFLKSLDPFWKTLQPWMQKLQQRSKLVQSIADYWTSRSIVRRTPTVLQMESVECGAASLAMILGYYGYRASLVELRQACGISRDGSKAINILNAARQYHLQAKGLKVDIGTLQTLELPAIVFWNFNHYVVVEGFYRDRVYLNDPATGPRTVSMAEFSESFTGVVLTFKPDETFQPGGQEKTILLSLRQRLQGSIRPLVFCLLVGFLLVLPGLAMPTFSRVFIDQILIQNQQDWLRPLIIAMLFTALLTGLLTRLQLQILRRLKIKLSMRMSSRFLWHLLYLPVSFYDQRFAGEISSRVQLNDRLANLLSGQLTTTVISCVMILFYGIVMLQYDVVLTMIGVGFVVINLLAMQLVARSKSDSSTRLGQEQGKVNGVTIAGLQSIETLKASGLESDFFTKWAGYYAKALNARQEVDRLNQKLGMLPTFLSTITTMLLLVVGGYRVMNGALSIGMLIAFQSLIQQFMQPVNQLIRLGGEFQELEGILNRLDDVLQNPIDPTLTASAEVLPAQPKLEGFLELRNLTFGYSRTAPPLVENFSLSLKPGQRVALIGGSGSGKSTVAKLVSGLYEPWSGEILFDGQRRSDIPRSVLTNSIALIEQDVRLFAGTVRDNLTLWDTTIGESNLIQACQDAAIHDVVLSLNGGYSADLLEGASNLSGGQRQRLEIARALVNNPSILIMDEATSALDAETERLVDHHLRLRGCTCLIVAHRLSTIRDCDEIIVLDRGKVVQRGNHEQLRQVEGHYLN